A genomic stretch from Deinococcus aquiradiocola includes:
- a CDS encoding BTAD domain-containing protein — MTSDHSIRRAVRGGDPALGLALYQALPNPTPEDDRWAGHGLVTLGRLLDAKDLLQRAHGRGHAPASIELARTLRLLGDDVPTRPSLLPDPQAWPDPADRVLAYLEDGERHLHAGQPRLALAATEDAWSAAQGDPHATSADRAVVATHLARAYATLGRTLHAEHYVALAAQHATGTHRVPALHVRAALAVASGRWTQAQQDLDEAAPLLMHAPLHAAQHHLHLADLRAALNDWPGAARAQDTAVTHAARTGQPHLQAQAELARAAVHTRHADPRARDALSRAAALSTSGAVQATLSLRRTAWQATQDDPHAETTLRDLHADLGARGLTRDAAACALHHANLLLPTRPEQALRGALDALHHAGTGAFTLCELRLLPALDAHLQAHATMPGVPSPADRRRPDPAPHAALHFRTLGTATLNLDGQDLRLRMKRTPELLAYLLHAGTATREQVLLALWPDDDPRRATNYFHQAKHELTRAAPSLHVQHDRRTGQYRVVSSGPALEWDVQALLQGLHDAREDRVLRAIQTYGGPFLPDADTEWAREERDRIAWAVLTAGRALLTRWHARQEHHPCAALARQLLLISPHEEDIVEALTEATLHLEGPGSALNLIEEQQRHARRDLGRTPDWTTRLAGRVRATLGK; from the coding sequence ATGACCTCCGACCACTCCATCCGGCGTGCGGTGCGGGGCGGCGACCCCGCCCTCGGTCTCGCCCTGTACCAGGCCCTCCCTAACCCCACCCCCGAGGACGACCGCTGGGCCGGGCACGGCCTCGTCACGCTCGGCCGCCTCCTCGACGCCAAGGACCTGCTGCAGCGCGCCCATGGCCGGGGCCACGCGCCCGCCAGCATCGAACTCGCCCGCACCCTGCGCCTCCTCGGGGACGACGTTCCCACCCGGCCCTCCCTTCTGCCCGACCCGCAGGCGTGGCCGGACCCTGCCGACCGCGTGCTGGCCTACCTCGAAGACGGCGAACGGCACCTGCACGCGGGTCAGCCCAGACTGGCCCTCGCGGCCACCGAGGATGCCTGGAGTGCCGCCCAGGGCGACCCGCATGCCACGTCCGCCGACCGGGCCGTGGTCGCCACGCACCTCGCCCGCGCCTACGCCACGCTCGGCCGCACCCTGCACGCCGAGCACTACGTGGCCCTCGCCGCGCAGCACGCGACCGGCACGCACCGCGTCCCTGCCCTGCACGTCCGCGCTGCCCTCGCCGTCGCCTCCGGCCGCTGGACCCAGGCACAGCAGGACCTCGACGAGGCCGCGCCGCTCCTCATGCACGCGCCCCTCCACGCGGCGCAGCACCACCTGCACCTCGCCGACCTGCGCGCCGCCCTGAACGACTGGCCCGGCGCGGCCCGCGCCCAGGACACCGCCGTCACGCACGCCGCCCGGACCGGACAGCCGCACCTGCAGGCGCAGGCCGAACTCGCCCGCGCCGCCGTCCACACCCGCCACGCCGACCCGCGCGCCCGCGACGCCCTCAGCCGCGCTGCCGCCCTCAGCACCTCCGGGGCCGTCCAGGCGACCCTCTCGCTGCGCCGCACCGCATGGCAGGCCACACAGGACGACCCGCACGCCGAGACCACCCTGCGCGACCTGCACGCCGACCTCGGCGCACGCGGCCTGACGCGCGACGCGGCCGCGTGCGCCCTGCACCACGCGAACCTGCTGCTGCCCACCCGGCCGGAACAGGCCCTCCGCGGCGCGCTCGACGCCCTGCACCACGCCGGAACAGGCGCGTTCACGCTCTGCGAACTGCGCCTCCTGCCCGCCCTGGACGCTCACCTGCAGGCGCACGCCACCATGCCCGGCGTACCCTCCCCCGCCGACCGCCGCCGCCCAGACCCCGCCCCGCACGCCGCGCTGCACTTCCGTACGCTCGGTACCGCCACCCTGAATCTCGACGGGCAGGACCTCCGGCTGCGCATGAAACGCACGCCCGAACTCCTCGCGTACCTCCTGCACGCCGGGACGGCCACGCGCGAGCAGGTGCTGCTGGCCCTGTGGCCCGACGACGACCCGCGCCGCGCCACCAACTACTTCCACCAGGCGAAACACGAACTGACGCGCGCCGCGCCCTCCCTGCACGTCCAGCACGACCGACGAACCGGGCAGTACCGCGTCGTCAGCAGCGGCCCCGCACTCGAGTGGGACGTGCAGGCCCTGCTGCAGGGCCTGCACGACGCCCGCGAGGACCGCGTGCTGCGCGCCATTCAGACGTACGGCGGCCCCTTCCTGCCGGACGCCGACACCGAATGGGCACGCGAGGAACGCGACCGGATCGCGTGGGCCGTCCTCACGGCGGGACGCGCCCTCCTCACTCGCTGGCACGCCCGGCAGGAGCATCATCCCTGCGCGGCGCTCGCCCGGCAACTCCTGCTGATCTCACCGCACGAGGAGGACA
- a CDS encoding S8 family serine peptidase — MKQRTILPAALLLSVTLAACGQSGSPTAHTSQVLTLTLQGNETPADLRARYGGEIVAFKPQAHLAIVRTDRPQLQTLGLGSSSETNEGRVRAQAGAVIWTKAGAVIWTKAPAVIWTKAGAVIWTKATFEMMPENSGNWVSAGLDAAQTRLTHLGSGVKVAVIDTGADTALFAGSLAPQSEWRDWVDGDTLPDEPGTPADAGFGHGTGITSTILQMSPGATILPLRVLGTNGGGDVADVAAAIVYAADSGSQVINLSLGTSDPSPAIEAAIQYAESLNVLVVTSSGNDGATQLDYPARGAQGDPQRLAVGSVGLDGTVSAFSNTGAGLSVFAPGEGIYSPAPQDYGVYWSGTSQSAAVVTGALALGLGEQHGPAQTRAALLSSTASVPGQGAGRLNLAAYSALLNP; from the coding sequence ATGAAGCAGCGCACCATCCTCCCGGCCGCCCTCCTCCTCAGCGTCACCCTCGCCGCCTGCGGGCAGAGCGGCAGCCCCACCGCCCACACCTCACAGGTCCTCACACTGACCCTGCAGGGCAACGAGACGCCCGCCGACCTGCGGGCCCGCTACGGCGGCGAGATCGTGGCCTTCAAACCGCAGGCGCACCTCGCCATCGTCCGCACGGACCGGCCCCAGCTGCAGACGCTCGGGCTCGGCTCCAGCAGCGAGACCAACGAAGGCCGGGTCCGCGCGCAGGCCGGCGCGGTCATCTGGACCAAAGCCGGGGCCGTCATCTGGACGAAAGCGCCCGCCGTCATCTGGACCAAGGCCGGAGCCGTCATCTGGACCAAGGCGACCTTCGAGATGATGCCCGAGAACTCCGGCAACTGGGTCTCCGCCGGACTCGACGCCGCGCAGACGCGCCTCACGCACCTGGGGAGCGGCGTGAAGGTCGCCGTGATCGACACCGGCGCCGACACGGCCCTCTTCGCGGGCAGTCTCGCCCCGCAGAGCGAATGGCGCGACTGGGTGGACGGCGACACCCTGCCCGACGAGCCCGGCACGCCCGCAGACGCCGGGTTCGGGCACGGGACGGGCATCACGTCCACCATCCTGCAGATGAGTCCGGGCGCGACCATCCTGCCGCTGCGCGTGCTCGGCACGAACGGCGGCGGTGACGTGGCCGACGTGGCGGCCGCCATCGTGTACGCCGCCGACAGCGGCTCGCAGGTCATCAACCTCAGCCTCGGCACGTCCGACCCCTCTCCCGCCATCGAGGCGGCCATCCAGTACGCCGAGAGCCTGAACGTGCTCGTGGTCACGTCGAGCGGCAACGACGGCGCAACTCAGCTCGACTACCCCGCGCGCGGCGCACAGGGCGACCCGCAGCGCCTCGCGGTCGGCAGCGTCGGTCTGGACGGCACGGTCAGCGCCTTCAGCAACACCGGCGCGGGCCTGAGCGTCTTCGCGCCCGGCGAGGGCATCTACTCGCCCGCCCCGCAGGACTACGGCGTGTACTGGAGCGGCACCTCGCAGAGCGCCGCCGTCGTCACGGGCGCCCTCGCGCTCGGACTGGGCGAGCAGCACGGCCCGGCCCAGACGCGCGCCGCCCTGCTGTCCAGCACCGCCAGCGTGCCGGGCCAGGGTGCAGGCCGCCTGAACCTCGCCGCGTACAGCGCCCTGCTGAACCCCTGA